A genomic segment from Synchiropus splendidus isolate RoL2022-P1 chromosome 18, RoL_Sspl_1.0, whole genome shotgun sequence encodes:
- the scn8aa gene encoding sodium channel, voltage gated, type VIII, alpha subunit a isoform X5, with the protein MAAPLLAPPGPDSFKKFTAESLAALEQRINEEKNKKPPKQDSSYRDDDDENKPKPNSDLEAGKSLPYIYGDIPKGMVAVPLEDLDPFYLNSQKTFIVLNRGKTIFRFSATPALYFISPFNPVRRVAIKILIHSLFSMIIMCTILTNCIFMTFSDPPEWSKQVEYTFTGIYTFESLVKITARGFCIDGFTFLRDPWNWLDFMVISMAYITEFVDLGNVSALRTFRVLRALKTISVIPGLKTIVGALIQSVKKLSDVMILTVFCLSVFALIGLQLFMGNLRHKCVFWPINFNESYPPNSSRVFDWDEYITNETNFYFLPGQLDALLCGNSSDSGRCPEGYTCMKAGRNPNYGYTSFDSFGWAFLALFRLMTQDFWENLYMLTLRAAGKTYMIFFVLVIFVGSFYLVNLILAVVAMAYEEQNQATMEEAQQKEEEFKAMLEQLKKQQEEAQTAAMATSAGTVSEDAVEDDGGGRLSCSSSEMSKLSSKSAKERRNRKKKWRQKEQEKEKGDSEKFVKSESDDGSKRSRFRFPDNRLGRKSSIMNQSLLSIPGSPFLSRHNSKSSIFSFKGRGKDVGSENEFADDEHSTVEECEERRGSLFSPYRRSSYSGYHGKRNSTVDCNGVVSLIGPGPGGRLLPEVKIDKAATDDSPTTEVEVKKKLSGSLMVSVDQLNTSFGRKERANSVMSAITNTLVEELEESQRKCPPCWYKFSNTFLIWECSPMWLRIKEIVNLIVMDPFVDLAITICIVLNTLFMAMEHYPMTPDFEHMLSVGNLVFTGIFAGEMLFKLVAMDPYYYFQEAWNCFDGFIVTLSLVELALADVEGLSVLRSFRLLRVFKLAKSWPTLNMLIKIIGNSVGALGNLTLVLAIIVFIFAVVGMQLFGKSYKDCVCKINADCELPRWHMNDFFHSFLIVFRVLCGEWIETMWDCMEVAGQAMCLIVFMMVMVIGNLVVLNLFLALLLSSFSADNLAATDDDGEPNNLQISVMRINKGIAWIKSKVRILVASLLRKPPMEDEQKPLDDMYDKKLNCIANHTGVDINRDLDYAKNGNGTTSGIGSSVGKYMIDEDHMSFIHNPNLTVCVPIAVGESDFENLNTEDFSSESDNENSKELDDTSSSEGSTIDIKPDVEEVVVVETVEEYMEPDPCWTDACVAKYKCCDVDITMGWGKSWWFLRKTCYLIVEHNWFETLIIFMILLSSGALAFEDVYIEQRKTIRVILEYADRVFTYIFILEMLLKWVAYGFVKYFTNAWCWLDFFIVDVVVNALVGAIPSIMNVLLVCLIFWLIFSIMGVNLFAGKYYFCFNETSEEYFPVDVVNNKTQCEALIHENNTEVRWKNVKINFDNVGAGYLALLQVATFKGWMDIMYAAVDSREVEDQPDYEVNIYMYIYFVVFIIFGSFFTLNLFIGVIIDNFNQQKKKFGGQDIFMTEEQKKYYNAMKKLGSKKPQKPIPRPQNKIQGMVFDFVTQQVFDISIMILICLNMVTMMVETDDQSDETELVLYWVNFIFIVVFTTEFLLKLFALRHYYFTNGWNIFDVVVVILSIVGMFLADLIEKYFVSPTLFRVIRLARIGRILRLIKGAKGIRTLLFALMMSLPALFNIGLLLFLVMFIFSIFGMSNFGYVKHGAGIDDLYNFETFGNSMIILFMITTSAGWDGLLLPILNYPPDCDPNLENPGTSVKGDCGNPSVGIFFFVMYIIISFLIVVNMYIAIILENFSVATEESADPLSEDDFETFYEIWEKFDPTASQFITFAKLSDFADALEHPLRVPKPNTIELIAMDMPMVSGDRIHCLDILFAFTKRVLGDSGELDMLRQQMEERFVAANPSKVSYEPITTTLRRKQEDVSARIIQNAYRAHLIRRGIIFKRRTFTNNKLENGGTNPEKKESTPSTASLPSYDSVTKPDKEKQDDNKEEWARKDKDKNQKDEWESKC; encoded by the exons ATGGCTGCACCCCTTCTTGCACCGCCAGGACCTGATAGCTTCAAGAAGTTCACTGCTGAATCTTTGGCGGCCCTCGAGCAACGCATCAACgaggagaagaacaagaagcCTCCCAAACAGGACAGCAGTTACCGCGACGACGATGACGAGAACAAGCCCAAGCCCAACAGTGACCTGGAGGCTGGCAAGAGTCTTCCCTACATCTACGGCGACATCCCTAAAGGAATGGTGGCGGTGCCACTGGAGGATCTGGACCCTTTCTACCTGAACTCCCAGAAA aCGTTTATAGTGCTAAATAGAGGGAAAACAATCTTCCGTTTCAGTGCCACACCTGCCTTGTACTTCATAAGTCCTTTTAATCCGGTTCGGCGAGTAGCTATTAAGATTTTGATACATTC TCTTTTCAGCATGATCATTATGTGTACCATTTTGACCAACTGCATATTCATGACCTTTAGTGACCCCCCTGAGTGGTCCAAACAAGTAGA ATACACCTTCACTGGAATTTATACGTTTGAGTCCCTTGTCAAAATCACGGCGCGAGGATTCTGCATAGATGGCTTTACTTTCCTGCGAGATCCCTGGAACTGGCTGGACTTCATGGTCATCTCCATGGC ATATATAACAGAGTTTGTGGACCTGGGCAATGTATCTGCGCTGAGAACGTTCAGAGTTCTCCGAGCATTGAAAACTATCTCTGTCATTCCAG GCCTGAAGACCATTGTGGGAGCTCTGATCCAGTCAGTGAAGAAACTGTCCGACGTGATGATCCTCACCGTCTTCTGCCTGAGCGTCTTCGCCCTCATCGGCCTCCAGCTCTTCATGGGAAACCTGCGACACAAGTGTGTGTTCTGGCCCATCAACTTCAATGAGAGTTACCCGCCCAACAGCAGCAGGGTCTTCGACTGGGACGAGTACATCACCAACGAAA CCAACTTCTACTTCCTGCCCGGCCAGCTGGACGCGCTGCTCTGCGGGAACAGCTCAGACTCCGG ACGTTGCCCTGAAGGATACACATGCATGAAAGCCGGCAGGAACCCCAACTATGGCTACACCAGCTTCGACAGCTTCGGCTGGGCCTTCCTGGCTCTCTTCAGGCTCATGACACAGGACTTCTGGGAAAACCTCTACATGCTG aCCCTGCGCGCGGCAGGAAAGACCTACATGATCTTCTTTGTGTTGGTGATCTTTGTCGGCTCTTTCTACCTCGTAAACTTGATCCTGGCTGTGGTGGCTATGGCATACGAGGAGCAGAACCAGGCCACCATGGAGGAAGCccagcagaaggaggaggagttcAAGGCCATGCTAGAGCAGctgaagaagcagcaggaggaagcccAG ACGGCTGCCATGGCGACCTCTGCGGGCACGGTGTCTGAGGACGCTGTAGAAGACGACGGAGGAGGTCGGCTGTCCTGCAGCTCCTCAGAGATGTCCAAGCTCAGCTCCAAGAGCGCCAAAGAAAGAAGGAACCGCAAAAAGAAGTGGCGACAGAaagagcaggagaaggagaagggggACAGCGAGAAGTTTGTCAAGTCGGAGTCCGACGATGGGAGCAAGAGAAGCCGATTCCGTTTCCCGGACAACCGGCTGGGCCGAAAGTCCTCCATCATGAACCAG TCGCTGCTCAGCATCCCCGGCTCGCCCTTCCTCTCCCGCCACAACAGCAAGAGCAGCATCTTCAGCTTCAAGGGTCGAGGCAAAGACGTGGGCTCCGAGAACGAGTTTGCCGACGACGAGCACAGCACGGTGGAGGAGTGCGAGGAGCGGCGCGGCTCGCTCTTCAGCCCGTACCGGCGCAGCAGCTACAGCGGCTACCACGGCAAGAGGAACAGTACGGTGGATTGCAACGGCGTGGTGTCGCTGATCGGCCCCGGGCCCGGCGGACGCCTTCTGCCTGAGGTGAAAATAGATAAGGCAGCTACTGACGACAGT CCGACTACTGAGgttgaggtgaagaagaagctgtcgGGCTCCCTGATGGTGTCAGTGGACCAGCTCAATACCTCTTTTGGGCGGAAAGAGCGGGCCAACAGTGTCATGAGCGCCATTACCAACACTCTCGTGGAGG AACTGGAGGAGTCCCAGCGCAAGTGTCCACCGTGCTGGTATAAGTTTTCTAACACTTTCCTGATTTGGGAGTGCTCCCCCATGTGGCTGAGGATTAAGGAGATAGTCAACCTGATTGTGATGGACCCGTTTGTGGACCTGGCCATCACCATCTGTATCGTGCTCAACACTCTGTTCATGGCCATGGAGCACTACCCCATGACCCCCGACTTTGAGCACATGCTGTCTGTGGGTAACCTG GTCTTCACGGGGATCTTTGCTGGAGAGATGCTCTTCAAACTGGTGGCCATGGATCCCTACTACTACTTCCAGGAGGCCTGGAACTGTTTCGACGGCTTCATTGTGACTCTGAGTTTAGTGGAACTGGCTCTGGCTGACGTGGAGGGTCTGTCGGTGCTGCGCTCCTTCCGACTG CTGCGAGTTTTCAAGCTAGCAAAGTCCTGGCCGACTCTCAACATGTTGATCAAGATCATCGGTAATTCTGTGGGAGCGCTGGGAAACCTGACCCTGGTCCTGGccatcatcgtcttcatcttTGCTGTGGTGGGCATGCAACTGTTTGGGAAAAGCTACAAAGACTGTGTATGCAAGATCAACGCCGACTGCGAGCTGCCGCGCTGGCACATGAACGACTTCTTCCACTCCTTCCTCATCGTCTTCCGGGTCCTCTGTGGAGAGTGGATCGAGACCATGTGGGACTGCATGGAGGTGGCGGGTCAGGCCATGTGCCTCATCGTCTTCATGATGGTCATGGTCATCGGGAACCTGGTG GTGTTGAACCTGTTCCTTGCCTTGCTGCTGAGCTCATTCAGTGCAGACAACCTGGCGGCGACGGATGACGACGGCGAGCCGAACAACCTCCAGATCTCCGTCATGCGTATCAACAAAGGGATCGCCTGGATCAAAAGCAAGGTTCGGATCCTGGTCGCCAGTCTCCTGAGGAAGCCTCCAATGGAGGACGAGCAGAAGCCTCTGGACGACATGTACGACAAGAAGCTGAACTGCATCGCCAACCACACGGGGGTCGACATTAACCGCGACCTGGACTATGCCAAGAATGGCAACGGAACCACCAGTGGGATCGGCAGCAGTGTTGGGAAATACATGATCGACGAGGATCACATGTCATTCATCCACAATCCCAACTTGACCGTCTGCGTGCCCATCGCCGTGGGAGAGTCTGACTTCGAGAACCTGAACACCGAGGACTTCAGCAGCGAGTCTGACAACGAGAACAGCAAGGAG CTGGACGACACCAGCTCTTCAGAGGGCAGCACGATCGACATCAAGCCAgatgtggaggaggtggtggtggtggagacaGTGGAGGAGTACATGGAACCAGACCCCTGCTGGACTGATG CGTGTGTGGCCAAGTACAAGTGCTGTGACGTGGACATCACCATGGGCTGGGGCAAGAGCTGGTGGTTCCTGAGGAAAACTTGCTATCTGATTGTTGAGCACAACTGGTTTGAGACCCTCATCATTTTCATGATCCTCCTGAGCAGCGGAGCACTG GCTTTTGAGGACGTCTACATCGAGCAGAGGAAGACGATCCGTGTGATTCTAGAATATGCCGACAGAGTTTTCACCTACATCTTCATCCTGGAGATGTTGCTGAAGTGGGTGGCCTACGGATTTGTCAAGTACTTCACCAACGCCTGGTGTTGGCTGGACTTCTTCATTGTGGAT GTGGTAGTCAACGCCTTGGTGGGCGCCATCCCCTCCATTATGAATGTGTTGCTGGTTTGCCTCATCTTTTGGCTGATTTTTAGTATCATGGGCGTCAACTTGTTCGCCGGCAAGTACTACTTCTGTTTCAATGAGACATCAGAGGAATACTTTCCGGTGGATGTGGTCAACAACAAGACCCAGTGTGAAGCACTCATTCACGAGAACAACACCGAGGTCCGCTGGAAGAACGTCAAGATCAACTTTGACAATGTCGGTGCTGGTTACCTGGCTCTCCTGCAAGTG GCAACGTTCAAAGGTTGGATGGACATCATGTACGCAGCTGTGGACTCCAGAGAG GTGGAGGATCAGCCGGACTACGAAGTCAACATCTACATGTACATCtactttgttgttttcatcatcTTTGGCTCATTCTTCACGCTCAACCTCTTCATCGGTGTGATCATCGACAACTTCAACCAGCAGAAGAAAAAG TTTGGAGGTCAGGATATCTTCATgacagaagaacagaagaagTACTACAACGCCATGAAAAAGCTGGGCTCCAAAAAACCCCAGAAGCCCATCCCACGTCCACAG AACAAAATCCAAGGAATGGTCTTCGACTTTGTCACCCAGCAAGTCTTCGACATCTCCATCATGATCTTGATCTGCCTCAACATGGTGACCATGATGGTGGAGACAGATGATCAGTCCGACGAAACAGAGTTGGTCCTCTATTGGGTCAACTTCATCTTCATTGTGGTCTTCACCACGGAATTCCTGCTGAAGCTCTTTGCTCTCCGCCACTACTACTTCACCAACGGCTGGAATATCTTCGACGTGGTCGTGGTCATCTTGTCCATCGTTG GGATGTTCCTGGCCGACCTCATTGAGAAATACTTTGTATCCCCAACCTTGTTCAGGGTGATCCGCCTGGCTCGGATCGGTCGAATCCTGCGTCTCATCAAAGGAGCCAAAGGTATCCGAACTCTGCTCTTCgctctgatgatgtcactgcctGCGCTGTTCAACATCGGGCTCCTGCTGTTCTTGGTCATGTTTATCTTCTCCATTTTTGGAATGTCAAACTTTGGTTACGTGAAACACGGGGCAGGGATCGATGACCTGTACAATTTTGAGACCTTCGGCAACAGCATGATCATCTTGTTCATGATCACCACGTCGGCCGGCTGGGACGGTTTGCTCCTGCCCATCCTCAACTACCCCCCCGACTGTGACCCTAACCTGGAGAACCCAGGCACGTCTGTGAAGGGCGACTGCGGAAACCCCTCGGTGGGGatcttcttctttgtcatgTACATCATCATATCCTTCCTGATTGTGGTGAACATGTACATCGCCATCATCCTGGAGAACTTCAGCGTGGCCACGGAGGAGAGCGCTGACCCTCTGAGCGAGGACGACTTTGAGACCTTTTACGAAATCTGGGAGAAGTTTGATCCCACTGCCTCTCAGTTCATCACCTTCGCCAAGCTTTCGGACTTTGCAGACGCTCTGGAACACCCTCTCCGCGTGCCCAAGCCCAACACCATCGAACTCATCGCCATGGACATGCCCATGGTGAGCGGCGACCGCATCCACTGCCTGGACATCCTGTTTGCCTTCACCAAGCGAGTGCTGGGAGACAGCGGCGAGCTGGACATGCTCAGGCAACAGATGGAGGAGCGCTTCGTGGCGGCCAACCCCTCCAAGGTGTCGTACGAGCCCATCACCACGACGCTGCGCCGCAAACAGGAAGATGTCTCCGCCAGGATCATCCAGAACGCCTATCGCGCTCACCTCATCAGGCGCGGGATTATCTTCAAGCGCCGCACCTTTACCAACAATAAGCTGGAGAACGGCGGGACCAACCCTGAGAAGAAGGAGAGCACACCATCCACAGCCTCGCTGCCCTCCTATGACAGTGTGACCAAGCCAGATAAGGAGAAGCAGGACGACAACAAAGAGGAGTGGGCCCGCAAAGACAAGGACAAAAACCAAAAAGACGAGTGGGAATCCAAGTGTTAG